The stretch of DNA GCGGTCTTGGTAGCTTAACTAGAATACCAGTTGGGCAACTGACAGCTCTAATTAGTCTGGCAATTAAGCACCTGACAACTTTACAGCCAATTATCATGGGCATCATTATGGGAGTTATTTTTGCCCTACTAATTGTTTCGCCAATTTCTTCAGTTGGAATTGCGACTGCGATCGGTATCTCTGGAATTGCTTCCGGTGCTGCTAATCTCGGAATTACAGCTGTAGGATTTAGTTTGGCAATTTTTGGCTGGCAGGCAAACACAATTGGTACTTCAATTGCCCATTTTTTAGGCTCGCCCAAGATGCAAATGGCCAATTTAATGACCAAACCCAAATTATTACTGCCATTAATCCTCAATGCTGGAATCTGTGGCGGACTAGGTGCTGCTTTTAATATTGGTGGTACGCCGATGAGTGCCGGCTTCGGCTTCTCTGGATTAATCGGTCCACTAGCGGCATTAGCCAATCGGCCAATAAACGCTAGCAATATCACCTTAATTGTAATGCTCTTCATAATTATCCCTATTATCTTAGGTTTAATAATAAATTACCTTTTCAATCACCAACTGCATTACTTCTCTAGCAAAGATTTTGAATTAGACTTCAGCTAAGAAATATCAAAGCGGCACCATTATTTAGATTTAGGAAAAGTACCCCCACCTACTGCTGGCGATTTTATTCGCTAACAACGTTTAAGTTCTCACCATTTAAGTAAGCTCGCAAATTAGCAAACACAATTTGTAATAACCGATCGCGAGTTTCCTTTGGAGCCCAAGCAATGTGTGGTGTAATATAGCAATTTTTAGCAGTTAGCAATGGACTAGTAGCAGGGATCGGCTCTGTCTGCGCAACATCCACCCCGGCAGCTGCTATCCGACCACTATTTAATGCTTCAGCAAGATCGGCTTCGTTGATTAACCCACCGCGAGCAGTATTCAGAATAATTACCCCTTTTTTCATTTGCTTAATTGCTTGGGTACAAATCAAATTTGTGGTTTCAGGGGTTTGTGGCACGTGTAAACTGATAACATCAGCCTCTTTATATAATTGTTCAAGACTAACCTGCTTAACCCAAGTATTAGTAATTGCTTTAGGTCGATGATTATAAAAAATAATCTTCATCCCCAAAGCATGACCAATTTCAGCTACTCGTTTAGCAATTGCTCCAAAACCAACTAAACCCAAGGTCTTACCCGTTAATTCCATTAAAGGCTTAGCCCAAAAAGTAAAATCAGGATTACTCGTCCACTTACCTTCATGAACTAACTTATTGTGTAAGCCAACTTGATTAGTAATTTCCAGCAATAACGCAAAAGTAAATTGAGCAACCGCATCTGAACCATAACTTGGAACATTAGTTACTGTTACACCAGCTTCTGCAGCTGCAGCAAGATCAATGACATTATAGCCTGTTGCCGTAACCCCAATATACTTCAAATTAGGCGCTTTAATGATAACTTCCTTATCAAGTGGCGTTTTATTAGTTAAAACAATTTCAGCAGTACCAATCCGTTTTAAAATTTCCTGATTATCAGTAATTGGTGTTCGATCATAAAATTTGCAGTCACCTAATTTGGTTAGTGGTGTCCAATCAAGATCACCAGGATTAAGCGCATAACTATCTAAATTAACGATTTTCATGTAAGTCCCTCATTTCTAGATTTAAAAAGCATTAATTCTAATTCATTATAACAATAATTAGGGTAATGCTTTTTAAAATTTAATATAAAGTTATCAGCAAACATTAAAAATAAATAAATGTTAAATTTTTCCTCATTTTATTAATATAATATGTTAGAATATATAACAAAATTATTATTTTTTTAATATTAAGGAGTAACAATATGAAAACAGCCAAATTATTAGGTTCAATCGGAATCATGACTTCAACTCTCTTAGTCTTAACAGCATGTGGTAAAAGTGCCGATACTAGCAATGAAAGCAAAGATGTCAGCAAATTACCAGAAACTACACCTGCCAAAACTGCCAAGCAAGGTGGAACATTAAAATTAGCTCTAGAAACAGACACACCATTTTCAGGAATTTTTTCAAACGAATTGTCAACTAGTGATATTGACTCTAGTGTTGCCGGTCCTGGTGCTGAGACCCTTTTTGATACTGATAATCATTATCGAATTACTGACAAAGGCCCAGCGACTTTAAAGCTAAATCGCAAAAATAATACAGTTACAATTACTGTTAAAAATGGGGTTAAGTGGTCAGATGGGCACCAGGTAACAGCTAAGGACTTGGAATATCCCTATGAAATCATTGCTAATAAAAAGTCCAAATCTGAACGTTATAATAAAAACTTAGAAAATATTAAAGGTCTAAAAGACTACCATGATGGCAAAGCCCAAAGCATTTCTGGTATCGAAATGCCTGATGGTGAAAATGGTCGGACAATTATTATCCATTTTTATGAATTAAAGCCCGGCATGTACAACAGTGGTAACCGTTATTTCTGGGAATCCGCAGAGCCATACCACTACTTAAAGGACGTTCCTTTTAATAAATTAATTTCATCTGATCAAATTCGGAAAAAGCCACTGTTTTTCGGTCCATTTAAAATCAGCAAAATTGTCAGAGGTCAATCTGTAACTTGGACACCTAATAAGTACTATTGGCGCGGTCAACCAAAACTGAATAAAATAATTGTTCAGGTTGTTGCTCCTAACTCTGCAACCCAGGCAATTAAGAGTCATAAATTTGATGTTGCAGATGTCATACCAACACAATGGATTCAGGTTAAAAACACCAAAAAGGTTAATTTTATTGCACAAATTCCCCTATCTTACCACTACATCGGCTTTAAAGTCGGTAAATGGAATGCCAAAGAGAATAAGAATGTCATGAACAAAAATTCTAAAATGAACAATAAGGCATTACGTGAAGCTATCGGCTACGCAATGAATGTTGATCAAGTAGATAAACACTACACTCATGGCATCAAGTTCCGTGTACCAACCCTAATTCCAGCACAATATGGTGATTATTCAGATAAAACCAATTCTGGCTTTAATTATGATTTGAAAAAGGCCAATAATATTTTAGATAAGGCTGGCTTCAAAAAGAAGGGCAAGTGGCGTGTCCAGCCAAATGGCAAGCCGTTGACAATTACCTTTGCAGCAATGAGTGGTGACACTAACCAAGAACCAATTGTTCAAAATTACTTACAACAGTGGCACAAGATTGGCTTAAACGTTAAATTAGCCGGTGGTCGATTAACTGAATTTAATTCATTCTATGACAAAATTCAAAATGATGACCCATCAATTGACATGTACATGGCCGGCTGGGGGCTGCCAAGTGAGCCATCGCCACAATCATATTATAGTGAGACTTCAATTTTGAATTACATGCGTTATGTAACACCTGAAAACAATAAATTATTACAAGAAATTGATTCTCCTAAGGCATTCAACCACAAATATCGGGTACAGAAATTCCATGAATGGCAAAAGTATATGACTGATGAGGCATGGGCTATTCCAATCGATAATGCTTATACAATTACCGCTGTTAACTCTAATATTACGGGCTATTCTAAGGAACCAGCACAATCAAACAACAATCAGCCACTTTGGTATAAAGTAGGTTATGCTAAATAATTAGAATTTCTTCTTAATTTTGCACTAGGAAAGAGCAACTCTTCAAATTGAAAAGTTGCTCTTTTGTTTTTTATTCAATAACGTTTAATTTTCACTATTTATATAAAGCCGGCTTTCTCAGCATCACCAATCCGACGCAAAATTTCTGCGTTATCATCAACTGGTGTCCGATCATATAATCTGTATTCGCCAAATTCTTTTAGTGGTGACCAATCTAAGTCACCTGGGTTCAAGGCATAACTATCCAAATTTACAATTTTCACGCTGTTTCCTCGTTTCTATCATCAAAGAATTTTAATCAATCTTATTATAGCAATTAATTAGATTAATTATCGCTGTATTGCTTATTTTTAACGCATAACTTAGATAGTAAAATATTGCAGGTAACTAATAGAACTGCCTTTCAATTGTTATTACAACAGATTATTTTAAAATAGGAAAACTATAATTGTATTCCTTTATATCTATTTTTTAGATATAATATTTATTACAGAACAGCTAAAGCTGGTGGCTATTTCCTTCAAAAGAGGTGGTGCTTATG from Lactobacillus sp. ESL0785 encodes:
- a CDS encoding D-2-hydroxyacid dehydrogenase; translation: MKIVNLDSYALNPGDLDWTPLTKLGDCKFYDRTPITDNQEILKRIGTAEIVLTNKTPLDKEVIIKAPNLKYIGVTATGYNVIDLAAAAEAGVTVTNVPSYGSDAVAQFTFALLLEITNQVGLHNKLVHEGKWTSNPDFTFWAKPLMELTGKTLGLVGFGAIAKRVAEIGHALGMKIIFYNHRPKAITNTWVKQVSLEQLYKEADVISLHVPQTPETTNLICTQAIKQMKKGVIILNTARGGLINEADLAEALNSGRIAAAGVDVAQTEPIPATSPLLTAKNCYITPHIAWAPKETRDRLLQIVFANLRAYLNGENLNVVSE
- a CDS encoding PTS sugar transporter subunit IIC — protein: MKVIKQIVLDTLNGLSTGVVVALIPGALVNQLVKALLPTWPQLNFILALTAFATGLLPAISGVCVGMNAKLTPIQTSSLALAATAGAGNFVMQHGKLMINGSGDVINTAITIMIAYGLILILGKKLKAYTILLVPLLVLVIAGGLGSLTRIPVGQLTALISLAIKHLTTLQPIIMGIIMGVIFALLIVSPISSVGIATAIGISGIASGAANLGITAVGFSLAIFGWQANTIGTSIAHFLGSPKMQMANLMTKPKLLLPLILNAGICGGLGAAFNIGGTPMSAGFGFSGLIGPLAALANRPINASNITLIVMLFIIIPIILGLIINYLFNHQLHYFSSKDFELDFS
- a CDS encoding oligopeptide ABC transporter substrate-binding protein, whose translation is MKTAKLLGSIGIMTSTLLVLTACGKSADTSNESKDVSKLPETTPAKTAKQGGTLKLALETDTPFSGIFSNELSTSDIDSSVAGPGAETLFDTDNHYRITDKGPATLKLNRKNNTVTITVKNGVKWSDGHQVTAKDLEYPYEIIANKKSKSERYNKNLENIKGLKDYHDGKAQSISGIEMPDGENGRTIIIHFYELKPGMYNSGNRYFWESAEPYHYLKDVPFNKLISSDQIRKKPLFFGPFKISKIVRGQSVTWTPNKYYWRGQPKLNKIIVQVVAPNSATQAIKSHKFDVADVIPTQWIQVKNTKKVNFIAQIPLSYHYIGFKVGKWNAKENKNVMNKNSKMNNKALREAIGYAMNVDQVDKHYTHGIKFRVPTLIPAQYGDYSDKTNSGFNYDLKKANNILDKAGFKKKGKWRVQPNGKPLTITFAAMSGDTNQEPIVQNYLQQWHKIGLNVKLAGGRLTEFNSFYDKIQNDDPSIDMYMAGWGLPSEPSPQSYYSETSILNYMRYVTPENNKLLQEIDSPKAFNHKYRVQKFHEWQKYMTDEAWAIPIDNAYTITAVNSNITGYSKEPAQSNNNQPLWYKVGYAK